A window of the Lepus europaeus isolate LE1 chromosome 5, mLepTim1.pri, whole genome shotgun sequence genome harbors these coding sequences:
- the ZDHHC18 gene encoding palmitoyltransferase ZDHHC18, with translation MKDCEYQQISPGAAPPPASPGARRPGPAAPLAAGPGPAPVAPAAPRWSGSGSGSLGRRPRRKWEVFPGRNRFYCGGRLMLAGHGGVFALTLLLILTTTVLFFVFDCPFLACELTLAIPIIAAILFFFVMSCLLQTSFTDPGILPRATVCEAAALEKQIDNTGSSTYRPPPRTREVMINGQMVKLKYCFTCKMFRPPRTSHCSVCDNCVERFDHHCPWVGNCVGRRNYRFFYAFILSLSFLTAFIFACVVTHLTMRSQRSNFLSTLKATPASVLELVICFFSIWSILGLSGFHTYLVASNLTTNEDIKGSWSSKRGGEASVNPYSHKSIITNCCAVLCGPLPPSLIDRRGFVQPDTVLPSPIRSDEPACGAKPDARMVGGHP, from the exons ATGAAGGACTGCGAGTACCAGCAGATCAGCCCCGGggccgccccgccgcccgcctCCCCCGGGGcgcgccgccccggccccgccgcgcccCTCGCCGCGGGCCCCGGGCCCGCGCCCGTCGCCCCCGCCGCGCCGCGCTggagcggcagcggcagcggcagcctCGGCCGCCGCCCGCGGCGCAAGTGGGAGGTGTTCCCGGGCCGCAACCGCTTCTACTGCGGCGGCCGCCTCATGCTGGCCGGCCACGGCGGCGTCTTCGCGCTCACGCTGCTGCTCATCCTCACCACCACCGTCCTCTTCTTCGTCTTCGA CTGTCCCTTCCTGGCCTGTGAGCTGACTCTCGCCATCCCCATCATCGCCGCCATCCTCTTCTTCTTCGTCATGAGCTGCCTGCTGCAGACGAGTTTCACCGACCCCGGCATCCTGCCCCGGGCCACCGTCTGTGAAGCGGCTGCCCTGGAGAAGCAGATCG ACAACACCGGCAGCTCCACGTACCGGCCACCCCCTCGGACACGGGAGGTGATGATCAACGGGCAGATGGTGAAGCTGAAGTACTGCTTCACCTGCAAGATGTTCCGGCCACCCCGGACCTCCCACTGCAGCGTCTGTGACAACTGCGTGG AACGGTTTGACCACCACTGCCCCTGGGTGGGCAACTGCGTGGGGAGACGGAACTACCGCTTCTTCTACGcgttcattctctccctctccttcctgacGGCCTTCATCTTCGCCTGCGTGGTCACCCACCTGACGATGC GCTCTCAGAGAAGCAACTTCCTCTCCACTCTGAAGGCGACACCGGCGAG TGTGCTGGAGTTGGTGATCTGCTTCTTCTCCATCTGGTCCATCCTGGGCCTCTCAGGGTTTCACACGTACCTCGTCGCCTCCAACCTGACGACCAACGAAGAC ATCAAAGGCTCGTGGTCCAGCAAGAGGGGCGGTGAGGCCTCTGTCAACCCCTACAGCCATAAAAGTATTATCACCAACTGCTGTGCTGTGCTCTGCGGCCCCCTACCTCCCAG CCTGATTGACCGGAGGGGATTTGTGCAGCCTGACACCGTGTTGCCCTCACCCATCAGAAGCGACGAGCCAGCCTGTGGAGCCAAGCCTGATGCCCGCATGGTAGGAGGCCACCCCTGA